In the Rhinoraja longicauda isolate Sanriku21f chromosome 40, sRhiLon1.1, whole genome shotgun sequence genome, one interval contains:
- the LOC144611620 gene encoding myocardin-related transcription factor A-like isoform X4 encodes MHILEETSAEPSLQATQMKLKRARLADDLNEKIAQRPGPMELVEKNILPVDSSVKEAIIDTHAPYSALADNSSFDEDSSDALSPEQPGSQDSLGSLPSPTEARSVDQHHPFPTSPTQFLVSLPTGTELNRFKPVSDHQIAKLVNGVPSFLTKPAPTLIKQSQPKSARDKNLRNKKLKEPKSRVKKLKYHQYMPPDQKLEKAILPLDTAYSKLLQQQQLFLQLQILCQQQQHYNYQTILPAPPKQNSDHQTSSGLTPVRPLTNSTSLLGSGGALRQTSCPAITKPPASLPANLDDLKVAELKQELKLRALPVSGTKTDLIERLRNYQEQMKAMGAAALTATAAVPAVSKAGPLAPRPAEVLVSFGPPRCGSAPAPGDVPAVVAPGGNPGAAKPCAAAPSPPVSPATSDRSVQSMEENEVPAQLPLPLPLPSPSPMQVACKEEPTAANGPPCAGTPRHRGTEPGKDTQAAIKDLMLQEKDKQIEELTRMLRQKQQLVEALRLQLDQEKCTLPPPLPPPPQPSPPPPATDPPGPPTIKQEHPLSSCPLSGKPGPLHYQAILPPVKTVMVKQEACGGAAPTILLTASQPGRLTTGLLRTVSPTPAPGLMTNGTGTHLLLTVTPQQADTGRLSPSASTASEQPATQAVTPSPSPEQTQQPASTTPSKPQPHTAMVTQTAKKEQKAGLQLITETSGAMLSYAFSPQTLPPFCVNNVTESSLQTRVKNGSTSPHKENARSQEMDDLFDILIESGEISVNAKDITATLNPPSPQSVSPTLAMSPPLSALKVEPPSPQLLLEPITDSHNSAHQESRLEDFLVSTTGVPLLSVDHDGTQPLSLIDDLHNQMLSSSSILEHSHSPMDTSDLHFTTDTTSLTLDLADTNLDNMEWLDLTMGGSSVCLAPLSSVTPSVFSTDFLDGHDLHLHWD; translated from the exons ATGCACATACTTGAAG AGACTTCGGCAGAGCCCTCCCTACAAGCCACGCAGATGAAGCTGAAGCGGGCAAGGCTGGCCGATGATCTGAACGAGAAGATTGCTCAGCGCCCTGGTCCCATGGAGCTGGTGGAGAAGAACATACTGCCTGTGGACTCCAGTGTCAAAGAGGCCATCATAG ATACCCACGCGCCCTACTCTGCACTGGCGGACAACTCGTCGTTTGATGAGGACAGCAGCGACGCCCTCTCTCCAGAGCAGCCGGGGAGCCAGGACTCACTGGGGTCCCTGCCATCCCCCACAGAAGCAAGATCCGTGGATCAACatcaccccttccccacctctccaACCCAG ttccttgtatcgttGCCAACAGGAACAGAATTGAACAGGTTCAAGCCAGTGTCTGACCACCAGATTGCAAAATTGGTAAACGGCGTGCCATCTTTCCTCACTAAACCTGCGCCAACGCTCATTAAA caAAGTCAGCCTAAGTCTGCGCGGGACAAGAACCTGCGGAACAAGAAGCTGAAGGAACCAAAGTCCCGGGTGAAGAAGCTCAAGTACCACCAGTACATGCCGCCGGACCAGAAGCTGGAGAAGGCCATCCTGCCCCTGGACACTGCCTACTCCAAACTCCTGCAGCAACAGCAGCTCTTCCTCCAGCTGCAGATACTGTGCCAGCAGCAGCAACATTACAACTATCAGACCATCCTTCCGGCACCACCAAA ACAGAACAGTGACCATCAAACGAGCAGTGGTCTTACACCAGTGAGGCCTCTGACCAACAGCACGTCCTTATTGGGATCAGGGGGTGCCTTGAGGCAGACCAGCTGCCCAGCCATCACCAAACCTCCAGCGTCTCTGCCCGCAAACCTCGACGACCTGAAG GTAGCTGAGCTGAAGCAGGAGCTGAAGCTGCGTGCCTTGCCCGTGTCGGGGACCAAGACCGACCTCATTGAGCGGCTGAGGAACTACCAGGAGCAGATGAAGGCCATGGGGGCGGCGGCCCTCACCGCCACTGCGGCGGTGCCCGCGGTCAGCAAGGCCGGCCCGCTCGCCCCCAGGCCCGCCGAGGTGCTGGTGTCCTTCGGGCCTCCCCGCTGCGGCAGCGCCCCGGCCCCCGGAGACGTGCCGGCCGTCGTGGCACCCGGCGGCAACCCCGGCGCGGCCAAGCCGTGCGCCGCCGCTCCCTCCCCTCCGGTGTCGCCCGCTACCTCCGACCGCTCGGTGCAGAGCATGGAGGAGAACGAGGTGCCGGCTcagctgcccctgcccctgcccctgccctcaCCCTCGCCCATGCAGGTGGCCTGCAAGGAGGAGCCCACCGCTGCCAATGGCCCGCCGTGCGCCGGCACCCCCCGCCACCGCGGCACGGAGCCCGGCAAGGACACGCAGGCCGCCATCAAGGACCTGATGCTGCAGGAGAAGGACAAGCAGATCGAGGAGCTGACCAGGATGCTGAGGCAGAAGCAGCAGCTGGTCGAGGCTCTGCGGCTTCAGCTGGACCAGGAGAAATGCACCCTGCCTCCGCCACTGCCCCCGCCCCcgcaaccctccccccctccccctgccacgGACCCCCCCGGCCCACCCACCATCAAGCAAGAGCACCCGCTCTCCAGCTGCCCCCTCTCGGGCAAGCCCGGCCCGCTCCACTACCAGGCCATCCTGCCGCCCGTGAAGACGGTGATGGTGAAGCAGGAGGCCTGTGGGGGCGCTGCGCCCACCATCCTGCtgaccgcctcccagcccggccgGCTGACCACGGGCCTACTGAGGACAGTCTCGCCGACCCCTGCCCCCGGACTGATGACTAACGGCACGGGCACCCACCTGCTCCTCACCGTCACCCCGCAGCAGGCAGACACCGGCCGCCTCTCACCCTCAGCCAGCACTGCCAGCGAGCAGCCCGCCACGCAG gCAGTGACGCCTTCCCCGTCCCCAGAACAGACCCAGCAGCCGGCCTCCACAACGCCATCAAAGCCACAGCCCCACACAGCAATGGTGACCCAGACAGCAAAGAAG GAGCAGAAGGCGGGCCTGCAGCTGATCACTGAGACGTCCGGCGCTATGCTGTCGTATGCCTTCTCTCCCCAAACCCTGCCGCCATTCTGTGTGAACAATGTAACAGAGAGCTCGCTGCAGACACGGGTGAAGAACGGTTCCACTTCCCCACACAAG GAGAACGCCAGAAGCCAAGAGATGGACGATTTGTTCGATATCCTCATTGAAAGTGGAG AGATTTCAGTCAATGCCAAGGACATTACCGCCACTTTAAACCCGCCATCTCCCCAGAGCGTCTCCCCCACGCTAGCCATGTCTCCACCGCTGTCTGCTCTCAAAGTGGAGCCGCCATCCCCCCAGCTGCTGCTGGAGCCCATCACCGACAGTCACAACTCCGCTCATCAGGAGAGCCGGCTGGAGGACTTTCTCGTCAGCACAACCGGAGTGCCGCTGTTATCCGTGGACCACGACGGCACCCAGCCCCTCTCCCTCATCGACGATCTACACAACCAAATGCTGAGCAGCTCCAGTATACTGGAACACTCGCACTCGCCCATGGACACTTCAGACTTGCACTTCACCACCGACACCACCAGCCTGACCCTGGACCTTGCCGACACTAACCTGGACAACATGGAGTGGCTGGACCTCACGATGGGCGGCTCCTCCGTGTGCCTTGCTCCCTTGAGCTCCGTGACCCCCAGCGTCTTCTCCACCGACTTCCTCGACGGTCACGACTTGCATTTACACTGGGATTAA